A segment of the Polyodon spathula isolate WHYD16114869_AA chromosome 1, ASM1765450v1, whole genome shotgun sequence genome:
tgctaactttcttatttttgcaatgaggtgcacataACAGGGTTTAAGATTTATTGACGTGTTGTATCTGGTCATCCCAAttgtcactctcaaatgtattttaataagaaacTATTTGTACTGCCGCTCAATTCATTGTTAggaataaaataactttaaaagcaaaatatCTAAAAACATGCAAAATGTTACATAAACCTTGTCTTTATGGTAGAGAGGATGTGTTTATGTAACTCTTTTTGTAAGCTAGTGTTTAGCTCtaccacacacacatttcctgaAAATCCATGCTTTTCATTAGAATTAACAACCTCAGTTTTCCTTTGCTGAGATATTTTATGACCATTAATCAATTTGGTAATCTGAAAGTAAATTTGCATTCACTAATGGGATGAATACCAGTTTAACGAGGTgagttttttttgtgtaattctAGTTAAATATTAGAAATGCATATATTATGGGCCCAATTTCTTATGTTAGTAAAAGCAAAAAATATGGAGTGAGCGTTTAGGTGAAAAAcaacattcatcttttttttgcCAACCCTATCTGAACAAAGAGGAGGTGGTTAGCAGATATAAGCTAAAatggtttaaataattacatatctTCAGTGTATGTCATGTATACAGGTCACAAATGTATATCTAGTGCACACTTTTGGCTTTGTCAGTCGCCTTTGGTCTCTGATGTAACACACCCATATCCTGTCATCACTCCAATATATACACATTAGAATTTCTACCCTGATCACTTACACTCCTTACATATACAACTCTTTATATCTAAACCAGTCTATCTGTAGACTGATTCTGCATTGGAATTGATGGTAATCTCAAACCTTTCTTCCAATCAGATTCAGGGTGACAAATCTTCATCTAAATACCACTCCCACCCTCAAACAGTTATTCctacataataaaatgaaatcacaTTACTCTGTTTCTGTTCAAAACACaccttaaaagaaataaaatcacaTGCTCATAGTCAAACACTGGTGCTTGCACTAAacctgtattaataaataaaagctcaAATAAACTAATAACTTTTTTAGCTGTGAAAAATTAGCTTCAATCTTGTGTAAAAGGCTTGGATGGTTATTGTCAAATCTGAGCGAGTCACCTCCACAATATGCATTGCTAGAAAGAGCCACATACAGTTGATATTGGACGTTTTAATTCAACTACATATACAGACCACCTTTAACAAAGAGCTGTTTTCTTCTGTGACGTAATGAACCAACTATAACATCGGAATGCACATCATTGAATTAATGACAAAGTCAGGGTCTATTAAATCATACAGCCAAATCATTAGGGTTCAAACACAGGTGTTTAATCTTAGGGACCTACTGTGAAGTAGTCCTCATACaagtaaatgtaaaagaaaatggtaATGGAAAATGTATGAGGCTATCAACCATCCAGTCCACATAACAAAATTAGAAGTGTCCCATTTCAGGTAATTAGAGCTTTTTTTAACCTTATTTCTGGTCTTAAAAGGTTGTTTAAGCAGTGAACATCTTTAAATTCATAATGCAGTATTTATTGTAAAGAAAAATCCACAGCGTTGTTAAGCTTTATAAAAGGTCCaaacactttcattttatttgttgaaaGTCCATCGGTACCTACTTTATAAACAGTGCCAGGTGTGGTTGTGGACAGCGTGCATTGTGTAATGCAATTCGTTAGGATCCAACACGGGTTGTGGTGGTTTTCCTGTCTGAGAAAAAGCTCCTTAGGAGGACCACCTGGCCAATGCTAACAATTAGAAGGATAACTGCTTCTCCGATGGACCAGAAAGCTACTCTGGTGTTCAGGTCCTCTGCACGGCTACGTCCTTGAGCTTCCCCCAGGCGAAAGTGGGTCTGATAGTCGATAACAGACTTCAAGCCTTCGTGAATTGAAACGCAAGCAGACTCCATCTGTggtggaaaaaaatacaataaataaaaagcataacaactattttaaataaacatcattAACTAAATTCCCAGATTTAATTTAAGATTAAAATGTTCAGCCTTTACTTGTCACAGTGTAAATGAATAAAGTCACTGGTTCAAGAaaggatgtttaaaatgtacttatcACCTGTAGATtcttttctatactttttttctAAGCAGTACATTTCCTACTCTATGTAACATACCTGAGTCAATGCAGTAACTCTGTTCTCATTGGGAAACAGAGGAGGATCTTCTCCAACTTGGAAGTCAAAGTAGACAGTCTTGTGAGTGAAGGTGGAGAACTCATTGCTAAAACAGAATTTATAAGACCCATTCCTTGCTGCAGTGAAAGTAAAGCTGTCATACTGCTTTTTCATTTCCTTATAGAGGACGTTTCCCTCTGGGTCTTCAAGACGACAATCCACATCGTAATGACCTCCAGTGACAACCTAGAACACAAAGTATCAATCTGAAACTTGAAATCTCCATGGCCAACTGCTGGAAACCAAGTTCACAAATGTGGGTTTTAATGCTCTCTTTTCACATACAACTATATGCAACAAGACTTCAGGAATACTGTAGTACAAGTCCCACAGCGGCCATCAACTCACTTTCGAATAAACTGAAGAACGTTATGTAATCTATCTCTATATAGACACACACCTCATAACGATCTTTTTGTTTAGGGAGAAAACGAATGACATGTTGGGGGCAAGACGGCACAGGTTAGAGAAACTGCCATTGTATTCATACTGCATTAACTTTAGATTTTACAACAAAGTCAATTACTCCATCTGCACAACGTTTTCAGAATGTGAGAAAAAAATGCTAATATATGTTTAGTAATGTCTTGGAAAAAACAATCGATATGATTATGTATACTTTTTCATTCGTACTGTGTATATTCATCAGTCTCAACTGGGTGCGGAATATACACCCTTTTCCTCCATTTCTTTCATCCATCTTGCAGTTACTAATAGAAATATGCCagcaatttatttcatttttgaaccTTACCTGGAACTCCAGGGTACACTTGGTCCCAATTGTGATTTCCTCGTAGAAGCACTGCTTGGCGTTGTCTGGGAGCTCAAACGTAAGCTCGGAGCCCCGCGCCCACCCCATCAGGAGCTGGGCCCACAGCACCTGCAGGAGCACTCCCATATTAGCACCGTACATCTTCAAACAAGGACACAGACGCACTCACGGTGGATTTCGACCTTTGACAAGacctgcagaaaaaaataataaaaaaagtgtaaaaaccGATACTATATTAAACACagccaaaacaacaacacagattaATGTATTTAGAAATGCAATACCCCTGTAACAAATCCGGATGTAAATGAAAAAACGTTTTCACatctttattgatttttttttttactctgttctAGGACAAAATCCTAAATATTTGGTAAATTCACGTCTAGTACTCTAAGGTAGGCTGTGATTAAGTAATAAcaattcaaaattttaaaattatatatctcCTCAGATCCTACTCACAGCTTTACAAATATTCTTACCCCCGGATGCAGTCGTCGCTCCTCCTGCGTGGCACAGGAGGACTGGCAGAGTTGACCTTTGCTTcaggaaatgctttttttttttttttaacaaatttggGGATGAGAAGACCATAGACATGTATAGAACTAGACTCATCAACAGCTTACTTCTCAGTGCAGTCGAACGAGATTTCGGTCCGCCATCTTGGTCTTCGGTCCCCAGGCTATATTAAGGCTTTTTAGTAAGAATGCTTTCCAGTATTCAATTATAGCGTGTACATTACAATAGTACATAATAAAATACGTGTATATAATTActttacaaattaattataatatgatatatatatatatatatatatatatatatatatatatatatatatatatatatatatactaaatataatacaatataatccAATACGTTGATTAtcataataatgttatattaggtaatacataatgtatatattatataacattttattttatatacacacacacacacacagtgcctatagaaagtctacaccctcttgaacttttttcacattttgttgtgtcagtgccagagagtttcatgcatttaaatgagtattTTCTTTCACGTATCTACACACCAAacaccacactgttaaggagaagaaagttatatattaaaaatacaaaactgaacgatcataattggataagtctcccccCCCTGAGtgaatacttggtggaagcacctttagcagcaattacagctgtgagtctgttgggataggtctctaccaactttgcacacctagatttggcaaacattctttacaaaacttttcaagctctgtcaagttccttggggaatgttgatggacagcaatcttcaagtcatgccacaaattttcaattggatttaggttggggctctgactgggccactcaaggacatttacatttttgtttcttagccactccagtgtagctttggctgtgtgctttgggtcattgtcatgctgaaaggtgaacttctgtcccagtttcagctttcttgcagagggcagcaggttttcctcaaggacttctctgtactttgctccattaatttttgCTTCTAACCTGACAAGTActccagtccctgttgatgagaaacatccccataacatgatgctgccactaccatgcttcatagtagggatggtgttctttgggtgatgcgctgtgttgggtttgtgccaaacataacactgcatttaggccaaaaagttcaattttagtttcatcagaccacaaaactttttgctaccgAATCTcctagtgttttttttgcatacttcaaacaggattcaaggtgggttttcttgagtaatggcttccttcttgccaccctaccatacaggccagatttgtggagtgcttggcataacaattgtcttgactgtgctccaagggatatccaaggcctttggtatttttttatactcattccctgatctgtgcctttcaacaacttttgtcCAGGAATTCTTtcgaaagtgccttggtgctcatggttgagtctttgctttgaaatgcactacccagcagagggaacctacaggaactgctgaatttatcctgaaatcatgtgaatcactacacttTAAAACAGgttgaggccacttaacttggtgtgtgattttgaaggcgatttgttacacctgagataatttaggactgatattacaagggtggtggacacttatccagccaagctatttcagtttttatttttaattaattttccacaaatttctagaatatttttttcactttgaatttgtggggtaggatgtgtagatagatgaaaaaaagactattttaatgcattttaattccaggctataaggcaacaaaaggtgaatattttgaaagggatgtagactttctataggcactgtgtgtgtgtgtgtatatatatatatatatatatatatatatatatatatatatatatatatatatatatatatatatatatatatacaactaatatattataaaatccataatatataatacacataataCATCATATAATACATTGacatataacattatattttttggaacttaCTTacctacttactctttaagttgaCTGGAAATGCCTCTCCTATTCTTGCAAGCAGCACAAGAGAGATATAGCATTATCCAAAAGTAATGGATTTTATAAAGGATGAACATCTAAAAGACTTCGACCAACCatttaaatttcacattttatacatCTGGACCATGTCTTTGATAGGTTTGTCCATATTTTTTCTTCATCTCTTGATTTGTACAAGCTAGCAGAGACCAACACACTGATCTAGATCCATGGATGGATTTTAGTTTTTCTCTGGTATTTTTGGCTTCCACAGAAGTTGATGCCTAGTTTagcatttttcaaaaatatattattttctctgtAGAAACAATAACTTCACTTTAATTCCAGAACTAAAGCATACCTTATTCTGAATATAATACATGTTAAGAAACTGCTGAGCAATTTAAATTTGTGTCCTTATAGCAGAAGAAATGACACTGATTTGAATGTTTGGAGTTTCGTCTTTTGTTCATCTCATTTTTATAATTATAGTAAACAGTAACATTTGTGGCTTTATCTATACTTTCTTAATAAACTActgttttaagttttaatgaGAAAGTCTTTGTTTTTCCCATATAGTCACCTCCATCAGTACATGTCAACTGCGTCATACTGGTATTAAGCAGATGTTTAGACACACtagttaaacatttttaattaaaattctgATTAACTGTTAAAATGGTTCTTATTTTATAAGTTTAAAACATATACTTATATTTTtatgatttgatttgattaaaaaaaaaaaaatcatttctcaTAAAGACAGTTTTGGACTCCATAAAAATTCAATATTAGGTGTATTTTGAatcacattttccaaaaaaaatgtatgccACTTTATGTTTCTTGTTAGTAATAAATATtagcattttaaatacatatatgaaaatatatcaaataagAGTAAAGATATGTTTTACTACTGTCCACAGAACATACTTAGACCTAATTATATTGGGTGTTTCCTAAAGCATGGGGTGGCTTTAGGCCTACAGACCCATTACAGGTTTATTGGTTATACAGCAATGTAATTGCTTCAGGACCTAGTCAAGGATTTTCGTTACCTGAAttattaaaggggggggggggggggggggggggggtaataccTGGACGTGCCAAGGTTATTAATCACTGTTCGAAAGCATTTTCGCCTATGATCGCCAACTACAGGCTATTTTCAGACTCTGGGTTAACACAAACATAATGGCTGTACAGTCAAGATAATCAACCAATAGCaacttaaaatacaattaaagaaaaacatgcaatTACTTACATGTCAATTACTGTCTTGTTACAACTTGTTTTTGCCACCAGGTGTCATCCAAGCTATAGAAATAATAGAAATTGCTGCTTTTGGTGTGATGGTGGTATTCATTTGAAGTAGCTCATGTTATATTCAATTCAGGTAATAGGTTTTGATACAGTATATTGGAAGCTTTGTTTAAATAAGAGTATGTTAATTCTTGACTGTCTGTAAAATATTGATAAGTGCTTATAAATTAAGTGCTTAaaaaatcgtgagggtctggaatcaactccccagtaatgttgttgaagctgacaccctgggatccttcaagaagctgcttgatgagattctgggatcaaaacgttactaacaaccaaacgagcaagatgggccgaatggcctcctctcttttgtaaacattcttatgttcttatgttcttatatacacaGCTGGTGCTGACCAATTAGAAATTGGAATAATTGCATAAGATGTAAAGGCTATATATTGTAACAAGCTTGCGGAAGAGGGagcaggttattttattttgcaattttacaTAAGTGAGCACAGGCTGCTTATACAGCCCCAGACCCTTCAATGTTGCAACTTTCATGCAGATTTTGGTTTAATGTTCGGATCTAGTCCAATAGGAAGGCCCAGACTGTCCCGGCTGGCCAATCAGAGTGCTTCCATCATGCGCCCCACACACTTTGTTTCCCACCAGCCGAATCTGGTGGTCCCCACTTTTTTCAACGCATGGCGAGGTCAGCACAGGTACAGAATGGAGAAGCACAGCTCTGGTGCAGACAGCAGCAATAAAAGGACGACggtcatagtatatatatatatatatatatatatatatatatatatatatatatatatatatatatatatatatataatatatatatatatatattaatttaaggcTTTAAGATAATGGTACAAATAAACATATCATATGTTTTAGAGTGGGGAATAAATATATGAAGTCATCGAGTATAGTCAATCAAAAAAGTATTCATTGGGGTTAAGTGACTCACCTGTTAAAAGCACAGCTGCTTGTTGATATACagcgcaggttcgtgtcctggctgtgtgaagatTACTTTTTATTCTGTGTATGCATTTTAGTGGGGCATGTTTTTGAATTTATTGTGGTATAAAGGATTTGAATGATAGTCAATCAGTGTgactgcatttttaatatatgtgaTAGCCTGTTAATATGTTCTTTCGCATTGATATCTGATTACATGCCTAATAGCCTTGGACTTTGTAGTTCAGCCTCTGAGtatgtgaaatactgtacaagatgacacattttcttaaaaaatgtgGGCAAATGAAACACCTCATTAATCTATTATCTTTTTCTTGTAATTCTTGCTATTACCCTTTTCAggacataataaataaatgaagcatcATTGTCAACGactcataaaaataaattctactaAAAGGTTCTAAATGCATTGTATGGTAAAATCAATTAAACCGAGATGGTTTTAGTTCTGTTTTGGAGTGACTTAGTGAATAACATGTTTAACTCTAAGATTAGTGCCTGTACTTATCAAGACTCCTAATGCTTTAACAAAAAACACGAAACCCTTTATCTCTGTGATGAATGAATATGAATGGCTGCTAATTTCCTTCTTCACCAAAAAAAAGGATAATCCCCAGCACATGAAACCTGATCTCACATCTGCATTCAGTCCTCAGCTTTCTATTTTGTGGAAGTGTCTAAATAAAGAACAGAGTTTGTTGCCAGCCAGTTTGATTTCCATACTTCTGTACTGGCCTGTAAATATGTTCCAAAAAGGACAAGAAAAAGAACCAAACAATGAACTTATGCAAGAATACCAGAACTTCTACTTCTTTCCAGACAGAAGCAAACCTTATAGCTTCTCTAGTATATTTCAACGCCAGCATATACAGTtagtaaactttatttatttatttatttttattttaatgcagatgTGAAATGTGTAAACTTTAAGAAGTTTGTTTTCCTCATAATCAATTAAACACTTTATTTGATCTCTTTGCTCATTCCTAGTAAACAGAAATTATGACAGAGCAGCTTTGTCAATCACAGTCTTTGCTAAATTCAGGACAAAGCCTGAACATATTTCTATGTTCTTTTATGCAGACTCTGGGAGTTTGCGAGAGTAGGGTGGTCTAACATGGAATAACCTGGATATGCTTATCGTTATGGTGCTTGAGGGTATGCATGTGCTGGAGAGTTCTAAAACTTTATTCCTTGCTTTGTGAAATCCTGTGCTACTTCTCAAACAAGAACAGGGACAATGTGTTTTGTGCACATTTATCATGGGAAAATGtgattattttcaatatatatgcaTACTGCATAAATATAGATATCTTCAAAGATAACAAACATACAGTTTTGATGAGCAGCAATTAACATGatgtgtttgtaaacaaaaagcGTACATTCAATAAAGGGTACAATGGGTTGAAAATATCACAACATAAAACCGACTAAATGGGTGCTATTCACAAACCTTCAACTAATGAGTTACAGTATTTAAGTCTAAAAGTCTCTTTAGTAGATTTAGAATGATATTCATGAACTAGTTTTGGACTGTTATTGATTTCTTTAATAGTACTAAAATCTGATCCATCTGCAGTCTAAAAGTAAGAAATTCCAGGAGAAAATAACCTGCgtatcagcagaatgactgtagctcgccgATTGCATCGAAATAATTTACATGCTCAGAGGCCTTTAAGGGAGAGATGAAATCGccgtcttctgtgggccagagatggtggcagagagagtggtggagtgttttattcaccgtTGAATGCCGTTGTTGTCCTTGGCGGAAGGCAATGTTTGTGGAGACGTCGTGGTGAGTGTTATGCTTAATGTTGTGTTGTTCACAACAATCGGTGGGGCAGTGGAAATGTGAGGAtatggggaggaatctcctttaacacaagaacgtcTGGTGCAGACTGATGGCAACCTTACTGAGATTACCATAGTGGGTGGATGATACAATCCATGGTGCTGTATAATGCTCTAAAAAATCTGATCAATCCCATAGGGCCCTGTGAACAGGTCAGCATCATGGCCCAGGTATTACtggcagggagagagactcagacacagaattGCTTAGGTTTAGCACTAtggcacatttttaataaacaaaacaaataaacaatatacaGGAACAAAAtgaataggcacaagggccaaaataaacagtttaacaagaactgttcaggctgggcagagccttcactgaactttacagagccaaaataaaatagaacagacaaacaaacactcactcactcgctagaaaatttgtattactgtatcagGAAATTTATCTAatctgagtttgttttaatgtgGATTGACTGAATATACTTTGTGCAAACTATATGTAACTTGCTTTATGATGAAATAAATGATAACATTTGAAGTATTGTTTTTCAAGTTACCCTTTTAAATATTCACTTCCCATGTTAAATTTAACGTAACAGTCAAAATCTTGATAATATTTTCTGTCACTGTTTTTAGCGTCAGATCATTTGGAACCAGTTAGTTGACATAATCTTGTTTTGGGGGTTGTCTAGAAGACATCCTATGACTACTTGTAATGGCATGATAAATGCAACATGCCTGGAATTTTTGGAACGCTTTCTGTGGGCTGTATTGTAATCAAGAATAAAGCGTGATTTTAAAATGCCAAAAAGAATGTTCAGTCAGACTTCTTTTAATGTCGTTCTATAACTTTTATAAAGTTGTTGAATATTAACTAGTTCCAGTTTGTACTGTGTCAATCAGTTCCCTGAAACCCATCAATAGTCTGCAAAATTATTATACAAATGGAACTATGGTTATAttcaaatgctatatatatatctctaaaagtagatttttttttttttttacatatttctatAGTGATTTGTCTACTCCTACATGTGAAATGGTGGTGGACCAAGAACACAAGAGGCCAGTGCTTTTACAATACATCATATGTAGAATATGTTCCAATTTGTGCCAAATGCTCCATGGGTAAACCAGACAGAAGTAATGCATggaaaataatgtataatatgaTGCCTATACAATGTCAAATACCAGAATGGAGGCACCAGACAGCACAACTTTCTGCCAGTCCAGCTAAATATCTGGAGACTTATACCCCTGCCAATAAATGCATGTTACAGTGTTACTGTACCTTTTATCTTGCAGAACCGTTGGGCAAACTGGTACCTTGCAGTTCCCTGGTATCTGGTTACAAAGTGCAGGGTTTTATGTATTTCATCCATCAGCCACCCTAGTGTTGCCCCAATTGATTCACATCAGGTGTACTGTGTATCTGACTTCTCAAGTCCTTAAGGCCTCTATGAAAACTTACCATCGTCATTGTAAAATTATTTATCGAACTTCATCAACATTTTcttctgaacaaaaataaaacaatttttgaaACTTATTACATTACCAAGAgtaaatcataagaacataagaaaatttacaaatgagaggaggccctTTGGCCTATACagttcctagtagttgattgatTGCAGAACTTTGCTAAGTTAAGTGATTATGTCTCAACAACATGATttggtagcccattccataccctcaccactctttgtatGAAAAAGCGTCTTCATCTCTCTATCCTAAGTCTATCTTCACTTGATTTCCAACTGTGCTttctggtcctggtttttgtactgtgcttaaagtattggtttgggttaactttgtcaactcttaagattttaaagactttaatcaaGTTCCctcttatttttctttgttacaggctaaatagattcagttattcAGTTATCTTTGTAGTTCAGTCCTTGAGTTTTGacattagtctggttgctcttctttggactCTCTCCACGGCCACAATGCCCCTTTGGTGCTTTGGTCAACAGAATTGGACACAGGATTTCAAGTGGGAGTCTCACTTGTGCATTTGCAGCCTTATCATAACCTCTTTAAATTTGTACTCAACACTTTTGGTTATATACACAAGCATTGTATTTGCCATTTTGATTGCTTTCCCGCACTGTGAGGTGGCTGACAGTGATAAGTCTTTTACAACAACAAGGTCTTTCTCTTAGTGTGCCTGTTTTAGTTCTGTCCCCCTGTCAGGAGGTGAGTGGTGTGAATAAAGAGTGAATATCCAGACAATATCTTTACTGTTCAAAACGTCCATAtttattcacaataaataaataataaatccgcccctctaccagcgatggtatTGGGGGTAGACGGTTTCAATcccaaataaaaacaagtacacaataatTATAGTCTGGTCTTTGTGCACGGAAAGTGCTCTGTGTCCAAGGTCGCAGGTGCAGTGCGATGCTGTGCGGTGATTACAATGCTCTGGGTGTTTGTTCTGGCTCCTTGGCTGCGGCTCCCTGGCTCCTAATCCTCTGCAACACACAacagacaaacaaagcaaaacagcgCTCCGGCTTTTTAACACGTTCAGCATAAGGGGCGGTACTCgcgtagctgcgtcccctttgtactgcccaaCTCCTCCCTGTGCCCAGCCTGGTGCCCCGCGTTATCCAATCACTGCATACCCTGCAGCTGATCACAGTGAATTTGTTTAACCATACTGCAGCTACATTTTTTCTCCAAAATGGCCGACTTCTGTTTCCAACCTGCCACCAAGTCTGGTCGTCTCTGGGAAAGAACCACTACCCATATTTagcaccctttctggtcgggaTGTAGACTTACAGCTCTAATTCCTTCTCTCCCTGTCATACCCCCCCATCTGGTACTTGGATCTTACATTTTTCTCACCGGCATGTTGACATTGAATTTCATTTACCACATTTCGGCCCAATTATTCCTGGGTGGCTATTGGTGTGTC
Coding sequences within it:
- the LOC121315202 gene encoding transmembrane emp24 domain-containing protein 7-like, producing MYGANMGVLLQVLWAQLLMGWARGSELTFELPDNAKQCFYEEITIGTKCTLEFQVVTGGHYDVDCRLEDPEGNVLYKEMKKQYDSFTFTAARNGSYKFCFSNEFSTFTHKTVYFDFQVGEDPPLFPNENRVTALTQMESACVSIHEGLKSVIDYQTHFRLGEAQGRSRAEDLNTRVAFWSIGEAVILLIVSIGQVVLLRSFFSDRKTTTTRVGS